Below is a window of Fibrobacter sp. UWB10 DNA.
AGCCCTCCGGAGGCTAATTTCGTTCGCCTGTTCGGAGTGGTTTAGACGAGATAATGCTGTGCCTGTAGCCCCGGACGAGGCCCTTGCGCGCGTGCTTGCGACCGATTTGCCGGAATACCCTCTTGGAAAATGGTTGGACTCGCCTGCGAGGTTCGCCCCCGAAATTGCCGATTTTTGCGAAAAAACGAAGGTTGACCCCTTGCCGGCGGCTCTAAAGGGAACGTTTCCGGAACGACTGGACCTGCGTGGGGTAGTTTGTCCGAACAACGCGATGCGGAGTCGACTCGTGATGTCGGGGCTGCCTGAAGGGGCGGAACTTGAAATCTACCTGGACGACGGTTCGCCTATAGAGAATGTACCGGGAGCATTGGTTGCCGACGGTCATATTGTCAAAAATAGGCAAAAAAAAGACGGTTTTTGGTCGATTTCTGTGGTCAAAAGGCCTTCAAGAGTGTAGATTATATATGTAATGGAAAACAGGATACTGATTATAGGCGACGAACTTTTCGGAGAACAGGGCGAGGCTGCCAACCGCTTTGCTGAAATACTCCTCTGTCGTGAAGCCAACAGACCTGTCCAGTTTTCCATAAACGCGCCTGCCCCCCAGACACTGCAGCAACTTTATGACCGAGCCTCGGCCGACATTATCGGCAAGAAGGCCGGGCGAATTATAGTTGGTCTTGGGCTCAAGGAACTCAAGCGCGGCGGAAAGGACTACATGGGTGTCTTTACCGCCTACGAAACGCTTGCGAACGAAATCTTGAACAAGACGCTTGTTCCCGTGCATTTTTTGACCATTCCCGAAGACATGTTCCCGGTGGCGCCTTCGCAGTTGACGGCGTTGAACGAACTGATTCGTGGTTTGCAGGCCAAAGATGAAAAGCGCGTGAAAATTTTCGATTTTGCTGCCTATGTGGCGGATTTCAAGGAAAAGCAACTCGAACGCGGCAAGTTCGGCCGTAGCCTGTATAACGAAGACGGTGGCCCGACCTCTATATGCAACACGTTCATGGCGCTTTACCTGTATGATTGTGTAATTAAAGAAATGAAATAAAGGAAGGATACCATGAGCTTGACAGACGATCATTTCGCACGCAAGATTGCAGCCCAGAGCAAGGCCTGGGAAGACACCGGTGACGCTCCCAAGAAGGAACGCAAGCGCGAACCCGCAGAACCCAAGATGGGTGTTTGCGACAAGTGCAAGAAAGAGGCTCTGCTTCGCCCGTACCGCTTTAAGGAAACGAGCGTCAGCAATGGTGCTGCAAGCTTTGGAACCGTGACCAAGCACCTTTGCGAAGACTGCGCTCCCAAATCTCGCGCCCAGAAGGATGCCGAGGTTCCGCAGCTCGACAAGAAGCAGCTGAAGAACTTGATGCGCTCTGCAAGAAAGGCATTAAGATAACCGCTCGGCTCTATCGCATAAACAAGAATGTGATATCGCCTCGCTCTCGCGAACACGCCCGGTTAATACCGGGCGTTTTTCGCTCACAAAGACCGCTCGATTCTATCGCTTTTATAAAAAAACGGCCCTGGCAAACGCCAGGGTCGTTTGATGTATCCGTTTTGCTAGAGTGTATGGATTACATGTTGCTGAAGATTTGGAATCCGCTGTAAGATTCTTGGCCGTGTTCGCTTTGGTCGAGGCCGCGGAGTTCTTGACGTTCGGTAACGCGGAGGCCCATGGTCTTCTTAATGGCGTAGAAGATGAGGCTAGCTGCACCGAAGCAGGGAACCGCGTAAGCGATCACGCCGATGGCCTGAGTGCCGAGGGTGTAGTCGCCAGTGATATCGAAGATACCGACAGCGAGCGTACCCCACACACCGTTTACCAGGTGAACCGAGAGAGCACCGACCGGGTCATCCAAGTGCAGGCGGTCGAACATGAAGACTGCACCGACTACGAGCACACCAGCGATGGCACCGATAATCCAAGAAGAAAGCGGGGAAACCACGTCTGCACCGGCAGTGATAGCGACGAGGCCTGCAAGGCAGCCGTTGAGGGCCATGGTGGCGTCCGGCTTCT
It encodes the following:
- a CDS encoding sulfurtransferase TusA family protein, encoding MSVKNEKHALEKWMDAQKGTPGFEVALRRLISFACSEWFRRDNAVPVAPDEALARVLATDLPEYPLGKWLDSPARFAPEIADFCEKTKVDPLPAALKGTFPERLDLRGVVCPNNAMRSRLVMSGLPEGAELEIYLDDGSPIENVPGALVADGHIVKNRQKKDGFWSISVVKRPSRV